GGCCCGCAGGGCCTGGGTGCGGTGATGAAGCTGGTGAAGCCGAAGGTGGAGGGCCTGGCCGAGGGCAGCCGGGTGGCCGCCGCGGTGAAGGCAGCCCTGCAGCCGTAGGCAAGCAGCGGAGAAGCAGAAGGGCCCGCCCCCGGTTGAACCGGGGGCGGGCCCTTTCCGCTTGACGCAGCCTGACTCAGTGCCGGCCGCCGCCGTTACCGCCGTTGCCACCGTTCCCGTTGCCGCCGATGATGCCGGGCGGCAGGGTGAAGTTGCCGCCGATCAGGCCGGCGTTGGCGCCTGCGGCGTCGCCGCCGGCAGGCGGGGTGGGGGAGGCGTTGGGGTCGGTCTTGGGCAGCGGGTCGGGGATGTTGACGGTCTGGAAGTTGGTCTTGGGCGTGCCGTCCACGGCCGCGCTCATCGCCATCTGCCAGATCGGGCCGGGACCGGTCGCGCCGTACACGCCGCCGTTGAAGCGGGTGGGGCCGATCTTGATGTTCTTCATCGAGACGTTGACGGTCGGGCCGCCCAGCCAGACCGAGGTGGACAGCTCGGGGGTGTAGCCGGTGAACCAGGCCGCGTACCGCTCGTCGGTGGTACCGGTCTTGCCGGCGATCGGCCGGCGGTCGTCCAGGGTGAGCGAGGAGCCGGTGCCCTTCTCGGTCACACCGAGCAGCAGGGTGTTGATGCCGTCCGCGGTGGTCTCGGAGATCACCTGGGTGCAGTTGGCCTGCGGCACCGGCAGCTGGGTGCCGGCCGTGTTGACCACGGACTTCACGGCGACCGGGGAGCAGTACTTGCCGCGCGCGGCGAAGGTCGCGTAGGCGTTGGCCATCACCATCGGGGAGACCTCCTGGGTGCCGAGCACCATGGAGGGGATCTCCAGCAGCGGCTTTCCGCTGGCCAGGCTCTTGATGCCGAGCTTGTCGGCCATCTGCTTGACCGCGCAGAGGCCCATCTCGGCCTCCATCTGCACGAAGTAGGTGTTGACCGACCTGGCCATCGCCTCCTTCAGCGCGTACGGGCCCTTCTCCTCGGTGCTCTCGTTCTTGAGCTTGACGCCCTTCTCGTTCCAGGTGCCGGAGCACTGGGACATCTTCGGGTAGTCGATCTCGTACTGGGAGGGGTACTCCTGGGTGATCGGGATCCCGCTCTCCAGTGCCGCCGCCGCCAGGATCGGCTTGAAGGTCGAGCCGGGGGAGAAGCCGTTGCCGCCGCCCATCGCCGCGTCGGCGTTGAGGTTGATCACCGTCTGGTTCTGCTTGGAGTCCAGGCCGTACGGGCGGCTCTGCGCCATCGCCAGGATCTCGCCGGTGCCCGGCCTGATCATGGTGGCGGCGGCCGCGACCGAGTCGGTCGGGTAGACCTTGGTGGTCACCGCCTTGTACGCGGCGGCCTGCTTGTCCGGGTCGATGGTGGTGTTGATCTTCAGGCCGCCCTGGCTCCAGAGCCGCTGCCGGTCGGTGGCGGTCTTGCCGAAGGCCGGGTCCTGCTTCACCACGTGCCGGACGTAGTCGCAGAAGAAGCCCATCCCCGCCTGGGCGGTGATGCAGCCGTTCAGCGGCTCCTTGTACTTCAGGTTGAGCGGGCTGGCGATCGCTTCCTTGGCCTGCGCGTCGGTGATGTGCTTGTTCTCGAGCAGCTTGCCGATCACCGTGTCGCGGCGGGTCTGGGCCGCCTTCGGGTGCAGCACCGGGTCGTACGACGTGGGGTTCTGCACCAGCCCGGCCAGGGTGGCGGCCTCGGCGATGCTCAGGTCCTTGGCGCTCTTGCTGAAGTAGCGGTTGGCCGCCGACTCGACCCCATACGCCTGGTGGCCGTAGAAGGTGATGTTCAGGTAGTTGGTGAGGATCTGATCCTTGGTCAGCTCCTCCTCCAGCTTGATGGCGATCTTCAGCTCCTGGATCTTGCGACCCAGGCTCTTCTCGGTGGCCTTCTTGAAGGCCTCCTTGTCGTCGCCCGCCAGCTCGACGTTGACGTTCTTCACGTACTGCTGGGTCAGCGTGGAGGCGCCCTGGCTGGCCTCGCCGGACTCGGCGTTCTTCCCGATCGCGCGGAGCACGCCCTTGAGGTCGATCGCGCCGTGCTCGTAGAACCGGGCGTCCTCGATGTCGACCTGGGCCTGCCGCATGATCGGGGCCATCTGCTCCTGGGTCAGGATGGTCCGGTCACGGTCGAAGACCCTGGCGATCAGACCGCCCTTGGCGTCGTAGATGAACGAGGCCTGGGAGAGGGTCGGCGCCTTGAAGTCGGTCGGGACGTTGTCGAAGCTCTCGGCGGTGTCCTTGGCGGTCAGACCGAGTGCGCCGATCGCGGGCAACGCCATGCCCGCGACGAGAACTCCGGCCAGCACGCTGATGCCCAGGAACTTGAGCCCGAGCCCGGCCTTGTCAAGCGGGGATCCCGCGGGTCGCTGAGGTGCCATGGAGAGAACACTACGTCGGAGATTCCCGGACATGGGGGCAGGTGTTCGCCTAGGCTTGTCACAACACTGCGACAGCTTCGCTCTGTTCATCAGCGTCACTCTTGTGAGTGATGAGCTTTGCCCGAATTGACCCACTGTCTGGTGATATGTCGCCAGCTCTGCCGGGCGCACTGTGGCAGAGGGTGACGAAAGTGGCCCGAACGCCCCTGGCAAGGCCCCCGACCTGCGATCACTCCAACGAGTGAGAAGACGGATACCCATAGTCCGATTGGGCCATTTGAGATTGGGCCCGAAGGGGCTGTTGCGTGCTGTCGTTCTTCCGTAACGTCCTCAACTGGCAGCGGTGAATATGCCGTTGCCGCCGTGGGGGAGCCCCGATTCGGGAGAGGACGGCGCCGTGATGGGCTGGGTGGACGACTGGAGTGCGCAGGCAGCCTGCCGCACGAGTGATCCAGACGAGCTGTTTGTTCAGGGGGCGGCGCAGAACCGCGCCAAGGCGGTCTGCAGCGGGTGCCCGGTACGCACCGAGTGCCTCGCGGACGCGCTGGACAACCGGGTGGAGTTCGGCGTCTGGGGCGGGATGACCGAGCGCGAGCGGCGGGCGCTGCTGCGCCGCAGGCCGACGGTGATGTCCTGGCGCAGGCTGCTGGAGACGGCCCGCACCGAGTACGAGGAGTCGCTCGCCACGGGCGTCATCCTGACCGACTACGCACAGGCGGGCTAGGCCGACCGGGTCCCCGTCACACGTACGGCGCAGGCTGGCTGACCGACAGTCAGCCAACCGCCGTCAGTCCTGGCTGTCAGTCACGGCCGCCGCCCAGCCGCTCGCCGATGGCGCGCAGGCCGGCCAGGTCGTGCACGTCGCCCGGCAGGGCGGGCACCTCGACGATCGGCACGTCCGGGTACACCGAGACGAACCGGTCCCGGGTGAGCCGCTCGCGGTCCATCACCTGCATGCGCTCCGCGTGCAGCCGGAGCAGACCGGCGGCGAGCATCTCGGCCGCCACCGTGCTGCTGCCCGAGCCGTTCTCCTCCAGTGCCTCGGCCGCGGCCAGCGCGCGTTCGGCGGTGAGCTGGGGCGCCCCGGTGCGGTGCACCCGGTTGAGCACCAGGCCGGCCAGCGGCATCTCGTCGGCGGCCAGCCGGTCGACGAAGTACGCCGCCTCGCGCAGCGCGTCCCGCTCCGGTGCGGCCACCACCAGGAAGGCCGTGCCCGGTGCCTTGAGCAGCTGGTAGGTACGGTCGGCGCGTTCGCGGAAGCCGCCGAACATCGAGTCCATCGCGGAGACGAAGGTCTGCACGTCGGTCAGCAGCTGGGCGCCGAAGATCTTGCCGAGGGTGCCGGTGATCAGGCCCATGCCGACGTTCAGGAACTTCATCGCGCTCCGCCCGCCCACCTTGGCCGGGGCGGTCAGTATCCGGATCAGCCTGCCGTCCAGGAACGAACCGAGCCGGTTCGGCGCGTCCAGGAAGTCCAGCGCGGAGCGGGACGGCGGGGTGTCCACCACGATCAGGTCCCACCGGCCAGCCGCCCGCAGCTGGCCGAGCTTCTCCATCGCCATGTACTCCTGGGTGCCGGCGAATCCGGCGGAGAGCGACTGGTAGAACGGGTTCTCCATGATCGCCTTGGCCCGTTCGGGGTCGGCGTGGGCGAGCACGACCTCGTCGAAGGTCCGCTTCATGTCCAGCATCATGGCCTGGAGTTCACCGTCGCCGGTCACCTCCTTGACCACCCGGGGGGTGTTGTCCAGCTCGGTCAGGCCCATCGACTGGGCCAGCCGCCGGGCCGGGTCGATGGTCAGCACGACCACCTTCCGGCCGCGCTCCGCCGCCCGCAGGCCGATCGCCGCCGCGGTGGTGGTCTTGCCCACCCCGCCGGAGCCGCAGCAGACCACGATCCGGGTCTTCGGGTCCCCGATCAGGGTGTCGATGTCGAGCTCGGTCATGCCGCCCCCTGCCGCTTCAGCTCACCCGCCAGGCGGTACAGCCCGCCCAGGTCCACGCCCCCGCCGAGCAGCGGGAGTTCGTACGTCGGCCGTTTCAACTGCTGGAGCACCGCGCGCTGTTCACGCTCCAGCTCGACCCGCTCGGCGTGCTCGCGGGCCTGGTCGAGCAGTGGATCGAGCAGTGGCTCGACCGCGGCCCGGACGGTCGTGGCCGACTTGGACCGCCCGCCCAGACCGGCTTCGCCGAGGGCCAGCGCGACCTCCTCGCGATGGTCGCCGGTCACCGCGTCGACCGCGGCGGCGTCCAGCACCGGCGGCCGGACCATGTTCACCAGTACGCCGCCGAGCGGGAGTTGGGCCTCGGCCAGCTCGGTGACGCCGTCCACCGTCTCCTGCACCGGCATCTCCTCCAGCAGGGTGACCAGGTGCACCGCCGTCTCCGGAGACCTGAGCACCCGCATCACCGCCTGCGCCTGCCCGTGGATCGGCCCGAACCTGGCCAGCCCGGCCACCTCGGAGTTGACGTTCAGGAACCTGGTGATCCGTCCGGTCGGCGGCGCGTCCATCACGATCGCGTCGTACGCCCGCCGCCCGTCCGGGCCCTTGCGCCGGGCCGCCTCGCAGGCCTTGCCGGTCAGCAGCACGTCCCGTACGCCGGGCGCGATGGTGGTGGCGAAGTCGACGAAGCCGACCTTCTGCAGCGCCTTCCCGGCCCGGCCCAGCTTGTAGAACATGTCCAGGTACTCGAGCAGCGCCTGCTCGGTGTCGATCGCCAGCGCGAACAGCTCGCCGACCGGGCCCCGGCCGTCCAGCCCGAGCTTGGACCGCGAGACGGTGGCGATCCTGCGCTCCTCGTACGGCAGCGCGGCCAGCCCGAACATCTCGGCGATGCCCTGCCGGCCCTCCACCTCGATCAGCAGCGTCCGGCCCCCGTCGGCGGCCAGCGCCAGGGCCAGCGCCGCGGCGACGGTGGTCTTCCCGGTGCCGCCCTTGCCGCTGACCACGTGGAGCCGGACACCCTCCCAGTCCGGATCGCGCCGGTCCACCTGGTCCACGCTCCGTCTCCGTCCGTCTCAGCGGCACCGCACCCGGTGGGCGCCTCCTCCCGCGAGCGTAACCAGCCGCCGCCCCCGATGCCGGGAGCCCGGGAGGAACGGTCCGGATTCATGCCCGTGCTGTGTCCCGGATCACACCCCGGCCAGGCACTAGAGTCACCCCCATGACCAAGTGGGAATACGTCACCGTGCCGCTGCTCGTCCACGCCACCAAGCAGATCCTGGACTCCTGGGGTCAGGACGGCTGGGAGCTCGTCCAGGTTGTGCCGGGGCCGAACCCCGAGCAGCTCGTTGCCTACCTGAAGCGGGAGAAGAGCTGATGAGCAAGGTTGAGGAGAAGCTGGCCGCGCTCGGCCTGACCCTCCCCGAGGTGGCCGCGCCGGTCGCCGCGTACGTCCCGGCGATCCGCTCCGGCGAGTACGTGCTGACCGCGGGTCAGCTCCCGATGGTCGCGGGCAAGCTGCCGAGCACCGGCAAGGTCGGCGCCGAGGTGACCGCCGAGGAGGCCAAGCAGCTCGCGCAGACCTGCGCGCTCAACGGCCTCGCCGCGATCAAGTCCGTGATCGGTGACCTGGACAAGGTCGAGCAGATCGTCAAGGTGGTCGGCTTCGTCGCCTCCGCCCCCGACTTCACCGGCCAGCCCGGCGTGATCAACGGCGCGAGCGAGCTGCTCGGCGAGGTCTTCGGCGCGGCGGGCGTGCACGCCCGCAGTGCGGTCGGCGTCGCGGTGCTTCCGCTGGACGCGCCGGTCGAGATCGAGTTCCAGGTCCGCATCACCGCCTGACGCGCACCGGCGCTCCGGGCATCAGCCATCAGGGGCTCGGGGAACTGCGACGCCGACCTCGTTCAAGGTGATCCATGCGTAGGTGGTCAGGCACTTTCGCAGTGACCCGAACGCCAGATCTCCTCGCAGTTCCCCGAGCCCCTGGATAGTGCAACCGGACGCTCTGCCTACGGCGCAGCCCCGAGCCCCTGGACCGTAGATGCCGGAGCACCTGCCAGAGGCTGAGCCCCTGCCCAAAGCCGTGATCGCGGGCTAGCATCCCGTTCATGATGCCGATGCCGCCGTCCTGGCCCGCCCGGATCAGGGCGCTCGCGGAGGGTGGTCTGACCCCGCCGGTCCCGAAGCCCTCCGCCACCGTGGTGCTGCTGCGGGACGGGGCCGGGGGCCCGGAGGCGTACCTGCTGCGCCGCCGCACCTCGATGCCGTTCGCCGCCGGGATGTACGCCTACCCGGGCGGCGGTGTCGATCCGCGGGACGCGGAGGCCGAGCTCGGCTGGGCCGGCCCGAGCCCCGCCGAGTGGGGCGAGCGGCTCGGGGTGGACGCCGCCACCGCGCAGGCCGTGGTCTGCGCGGCCGTCCGGGAGACCTTCGAGGAGGCCGGCGTCCTGCTGGCCGGACCCGATGCCGGCACCATGGCCGACGCCGCGGACTGGTCCGCCGAGCGCGCCGCGCTGGAGGCGCACGAGCTCTCCTTCGCCGACTTCCTGCGGGCGCACGGCCTGGTGCTCCGCTCCGACCTGCTGTCGGCCTGGGCCAGGTGGATCACGCCGGCCTTCGAGGAGCGCCGGTACGACACCTGGTTCTTCGTCGCCGCGCTGCCGGCCGGGCAGCGGGCCGCCGACACGGTCGGCGAGGCGGACCGGGTCGCCTGGCTGACTCCCGCCGAGGCGGTCGAGGGCCACGCGGACGGTCGGTACGGGATGATGCCGCCGACCGTGACGGTGCTCCGGGAGCTGCTGCCCGCCGGTACGGCGGCGCAGGCGGCCGACCTGGCGGCGGACCGCAAGATCGAGCCGGTCCTCGGTACGGCCGAGCTGGCCGGTGATCGGATCTCAGTGCGATGGTCGGGGTATGAAGAGCTGACCATCGACGGTATTTTTCCTCTCAACTGACCGCTCCACCCAGGAAGGATCGCCCGATGACCCACAATGACGTGGTTCGCCGTGCGGCGTACCCCCAGCCCACCCTCTCCGTCCGGCCGCTGACCCTCCGTTCGCTGGCGGGGCAGCTCGACCCCGTCCCGGTCGAGCCGTACCTGCGCTCGCTGGAGCGGCCGCTGCACCCGCGCACCCTGCACCGGATCTGCGAGGGCGGCCGGTGAGCGGTCCGCTCCCCGGTGACCCCGCCGCCGAGATCGGCGGCGGGGCCACCCCCCGGGCGTTCTGCGTACTGGCGCCGAACCCGTCGCCGATGACGCTCGACGGCACCAACACCTGGCTGCTGTCCGAGCCCGGCTCCGAGCTCGCGGTGGTGATCGACCCGGGCCCGTTGCACGAGGGCCATCTGCGCCGGGTGATCGACATCGCCGAGCAGCAGGGCAAGCGGGTGGCGCTGACCCTGCTGACCCATGGTCACCACGACCACGCCGAGGGCGCCGCGCGGTTCGCCGAGCTGACCGGCACCGAGGTCCGGGCGCTCGACCCGGCCCACCGCCTCGGCGGCGAGGGCCTGCACGGCGGCCAGGTGATCGAGGTCGGCGGCCTGGAGATCCGGGTGGTCGGCACCCCCGGGCACACCGCCGACTCCCTGACCTTCCATCTCCCCGCCGACGGCGCGATCCTGACCGGCGACACCGTGCTCGGCCGGGGCACCACGA
This genomic interval from Kitasatospora gansuensis contains the following:
- a CDS encoding transglycosylase domain-containing protein, whose product is MAPQRPAGSPLDKAGLGLKFLGISVLAGVLVAGMALPAIGALGLTAKDTAESFDNVPTDFKAPTLSQASFIYDAKGGLIARVFDRDRTILTQEQMAPIMRQAQVDIEDARFYEHGAIDLKGVLRAIGKNAESGEASQGASTLTQQYVKNVNVELAGDDKEAFKKATEKSLGRKIQELKIAIKLEEELTKDQILTNYLNITFYGHQAYGVESAANRYFSKSAKDLSIAEAATLAGLVQNPTSYDPVLHPKAAQTRRDTVIGKLLENKHITDAQAKEAIASPLNLKYKEPLNGCITAQAGMGFFCDYVRHVVKQDPAFGKTATDRQRLWSQGGLKINTTIDPDKQAAAYKAVTTKVYPTDSVAAAATMIRPGTGEILAMAQSRPYGLDSKQNQTVINLNADAAMGGGNGFSPGSTFKPILAAAALESGIPITQEYPSQYEIDYPKMSQCSGTWNEKGVKLKNESTEEKGPYALKEAMARSVNTYFVQMEAEMGLCAVKQMADKLGIKSLASGKPLLEIPSMVLGTQEVSPMVMANAYATFAARGKYCSPVAVKSVVNTAGTQLPVPQANCTQVISETTADGINTLLLGVTEKGTGSSLTLDDRRPIAGKTGTTDERYAAWFTGYTPELSTSVWLGGPTVNVSMKNIKIGPTRFNGGVYGATGPGPIWQMAMSAAVDGTPKTNFQTVNIPDPLPKTDPNASPTPPAGGDAAGANAGLIGGNFTLPPGIIGGNGNGGNGGNGGGRH
- a CDS encoding WhiB family transcriptional regulator gives rise to the protein MGWVDDWSAQAACRTSDPDELFVQGAAQNRAKAVCSGCPVRTECLADALDNRVEFGVWGGMTERERRALLRRRPTVMSWRRLLETARTEYEESLATGVILTDYAQAG
- a CDS encoding ArsA family ATPase, whose product is MTELDIDTLIGDPKTRIVVCCGSGGVGKTTTAAAIGLRAAERGRKVVVLTIDPARRLAQSMGLTELDNTPRVVKEVTGDGELQAMMLDMKRTFDEVVLAHADPERAKAIMENPFYQSLSAGFAGTQEYMAMEKLGQLRAAGRWDLIVVDTPPSRSALDFLDAPNRLGSFLDGRLIRILTAPAKVGGRSAMKFLNVGMGLITGTLGKIFGAQLLTDVQTFVSAMDSMFGGFRERADRTYQLLKAPGTAFLVVAAPERDALREAAYFVDRLAADEMPLAGLVLNRVHRTGAPQLTAERALAAAEALEENGSGSSTVAAEMLAAGLLRLHAERMQVMDRERLTRDRFVSVYPDVPIVEVPALPGDVHDLAGLRAIGERLGGGRD
- a CDS encoding ArsA-related P-loop ATPase, translated to MDQVDRRDPDWEGVRLHVVSGKGGTGKTTVAAALALALAADGGRTLLIEVEGRQGIAEMFGLAALPYEERRIATVSRSKLGLDGRGPVGELFALAIDTEQALLEYLDMFYKLGRAGKALQKVGFVDFATTIAPGVRDVLLTGKACEAARRKGPDGRRAYDAIVMDAPPTGRITRFLNVNSEVAGLARFGPIHGQAQAVMRVLRSPETAVHLVTLLEEMPVQETVDGVTELAEAQLPLGGVLVNMVRPPVLDAAAVDAVTGDHREEVALALGEAGLGGRSKSATTVRAAVEPLLDPLLDQAREHAERVELEREQRAVLQQLKRPTYELPLLGGGVDLGGLYRLAGELKRQGAA
- a CDS encoding DUF4177 domain-containing protein; the protein is MTKWEYVTVPLLVHATKQILDSWGQDGWELVQVVPGPNPEQLVAYLKREKS
- a CDS encoding RidA family protein, translating into MSKVEEKLAALGLTLPEVAAPVAAYVPAIRSGEYVLTAGQLPMVAGKLPSTGKVGAEVTAEEAKQLAQTCALNGLAAIKSVIGDLDKVEQIVKVVGFVASAPDFTGQPGVINGASELLGEVFGAAGVHARSAVGVAVLPLDAPVEIEFQVRITA
- a CDS encoding NUDIX hydrolase produces the protein MMPMPPSWPARIRALAEGGLTPPVPKPSATVVLLRDGAGGPEAYLLRRRTSMPFAAGMYAYPGGGVDPRDAEAELGWAGPSPAEWGERLGVDAATAQAVVCAAVRETFEEAGVLLAGPDAGTMADAADWSAERAALEAHELSFADFLRAHGLVLRSDLLSAWARWITPAFEERRYDTWFFVAALPAGQRAADTVGEADRVAWLTPAEAVEGHADGRYGMMPPTVTVLRELLPAGTAAQAADLAADRKIEPVLGTAELAGDRISVRWSGYEELTIDGIFPLN
- a CDS encoding MBL fold metallo-hydrolase, with amino-acid sequence MSGPLPGDPAAEIGGGATPRAFCVLAPNPSPMTLDGTNTWLLSEPGSELAVVIDPGPLHEGHLRRVIDIAEQQGKRVALTLLTHGHHDHAEGAARFAELTGTEVRALDPAHRLGGEGLHGGQVIEVGGLEIRVVGTPGHTADSLTFHLPADGAILTGDTVLGRGTTMVAHPDGTIGDYLDSLRRLHTMAAEQGVRTVLPGHGPVLADALGAVDYYLAHRASRLAQVETAVEAGYRTAEQVVAKVYADVDRALWPAAELSVRAQLRYLEDHGLI